The Desulfobacterales bacterium region TGGCAACAATGATCGAACCGAATAACACCGGCCCCAGGACCTGACCAATTCGGTTTGCCAAACGGATGATCCCCATCGCTTTGCCGGCGCCGAGGCGTTTGGTGACATCCAGTTGCAGGGCATAGGCATTCTGGGAAGCAAAGCCGAAACTGCTGGACAGCCCCAGAAGCAACACCGCCAACGCAGCCACAGCAATCCCTTCGAAAAAATAAAAGGACAAAAATGCCATGCTGCCTAAAAAACCGCTGATGGCGATATATATTTTTTTATTGTCCGATTGATCCACATATCGGCTGATAAAGGGTGCAACATAAATCAGACAAATGCCGTAGATCATGAAGATTCGTCCGATGCTCGACTGGGATGAACCGATTCGGTTCAGATAAATAGGGCAGAAGTAATTGAGAAACCCGACCACGGCGATGGCCGCGGGAAAACTGCTGAGAAAAATCAGTCCGAGCACCTCTCGGTTAAAAATAAACCGGAAAAAATCGTTTATTTTGATGGGCTGTTTCAACGGTTTGTCAACAGACGGTTTGGGCTTTGGCCTGGCGGCTTTTATGGCCTCTTTCATAAACACAAGGATATAGACTATGACAAAAAATTCGATAAAAGCGCCGATGAAAAACACCGGGCTGTAGCCGATCCGCTCCGCCAGCATGCCGCCGGTTGCGCCGCCGCATATACTTCCTGCAAAGATACCGGCCACAACGTGAGAAAGTCCCTGCGCCTTGCTTTTTGGGTCGGTAAAGGTAATAACAAATCCTTGAGAAGCCATCAGTGCAAGACCGTATCCCAGGCCGGCAATGCCCCGGGATATGATGAAATGTATGGCATTGGGGGCCTGCCACGAATACAGGATACCTATACCGCCCAGGAAAAGGCCGGTAAGAAACGGTTCATGCCATCCGCGTCGATCAAGCCACGCGCCGGAGATAAAGAGCGCGATTCCGGCAAAAAACATTTCCACTGAAATCGGCAGACCCAGAACCATTTCTTTGGATAGACCAAACATCGGCTCGTAGAGTTTTTCCATATAAAGGGGTATAAACGAGATGGAAATGTCGATGCCGAACAGAAACAGGAAGGCTGCCGGACGAATGGCACTGTAATGAATGGTTAAATGATGTTCAATGCCCGCCATATGCTTTTCGATGAACGGCAAAAACAGAATCATCAATTCCAGGAAAAACAGAATTGAGATAACAAGAACCGTCACGGAATCCATCGTAATTTCCAGCAGCTGATCGAACAGGGCCTCTTTCGAAATGTTTGTGGAGATGTATCCATGGACTTTTCCGTCTTTGATCAGATTCAGCTGAAAATGATACTTTTGATCCGGACCGGTGACGGGGTTTTCGTAAGACTGTATGCCCGGGGCTGATTCCTGAAGATCAACCATGCCCCCCTGGGTGGCGATGTACAGCGGATTTTTTTCTTCATCGTAAACGGTGATGTCCTTGAGCTCCGGTGCAGCGGACAGGATTTCTTTCAAAGAAACATCCAGTTTGGAAAGCTTGCTGATTTTAATGCCTTTGCTGAACAGGTATTCAAGGTCATCTTTCAGCAGGGCTGTGAGCATATGACTTTTTTCCGTATTGATCCGCAGATAATAATTTTTGAACGCGTGAATGTTCAAGCCGGAAAAAGCGATCTGGGCCAATCCGATGACGATGAATATGACCAGAGAAATTTTCAGTTTGGGAAATTTATTGTCCCCGGGCTTGAGTCGGGTCACCCGTCCGAGAAGTATGATCAGAACGATAAAACCACAGACAAGGATAATTGAAATAATGATCAGATTTTGAGCCATCACATTACTGAAGAGGGCTTTGATCTGGTTTTCGTCAA contains the following coding sequences:
- a CDS encoding MFS transporter, with translation MKVTCTKCNTTFEIKNSQLQDNLSGVSCPRCHHVYSPVPDTSATQSAPDLPAGQKGSASARIPAGPSVRFSFKAYLIVSALVLLILSLGFNAMLSLTSLEKLYVESTVSQYRVMGKDLQRNIQKSIRFGKKIEKFVGMDSILLKTRQNIIGKINVAIMPDTKTDTNLSRQSESDISVSVALPDGFIQYSTDKKLTGTSLPKQIRGSYDESTDEKSDLENAYIKYNGTYNIMLPVHDSNKKWAATVILRFDENQIKALFSNVMAQNLIIISIILVCGFIVLIILLGRVTRLKPGDNKFPKLKISLVIFIVIGLAQIAFSGLNIHAFKNYYLRINTEKSHMLTALLKDDLEYLFSKGIKISKLSKLDVSLKEILSAAPELKDITVYDEEKNPLYIATQGGMVDLQESAPGIQSYENPVTGPDQKYHFQLNLIKDGKVHGYISTNISKEALFDQLLEITMDSVTVLVISILFFLELMILFLPFIEKHMAGIEHHLTIHYSAIRPAAFLFLFGIDISISFIPLYMEKLYEPMFGLSKEMVLGLPISVEMFFAGIALFISGAWLDRRGWHEPFLTGLFLGGIGILYSWQAPNAIHFIISRGIAGLGYGLALMASQGFVITFTDPKSKAQGLSHVVAGIFAGSICGGATGGMLAERIGYSPVFFIGAFIEFFVIVYILVFMKEAIKAARPKPKPSVDKPLKQPIKINDFFRFIFNREVLGLIFLSSFPAAIAVVGFLNYFCPIYLNRIGSSQSSIGRIFMIYGICLIYVAPFISRYVDQSDNKKIYIAISGFLGSMAFLSFYFFEGIAVAALAVLLLGLSSSFGFASQNAYALQLDVTKRLGAGKAMGIIRLANRIGQVLGPVLFGSIIVATKIKNGIAYVGWTYLAISLIFLVSVLKDRGKTLLTHSSKS